The proteins below come from a single Triticum aestivum cultivar Chinese Spring chromosome 5D, IWGSC CS RefSeq v2.1, whole genome shotgun sequence genomic window:
- the LOC123121091 gene encoding putative F-box/LRR-repeat protein 23, whose protein sequence is LSSVSDDPRASQIDLSSSSSMDDTAPPARDWSLLPLDVLSSIFIRLGAVDVLTGAGLVCRSWLQAAKLPDVWRVVEIDDHGILHPRNLVAQHTMAKAAVERSDGQLRVFAGKHFVTDDLIKYIVERSPSLTTLRLVSYSHVFSQQVASAIKESPLLELRSLELGDIDITVGELTAVLEYCPALEVLRLHNCLDIDDTHTLQAKFPRIKNLTLEWDNAYWSRFYTDTSSYSDSAPDSEDERTDGSM, encoded by the exons CTTTCTTCTGTTTCCGACGACCCCCGTGCCAGTCAGATCGATCTATCATCATCGTCGTCGATGGACGATACAGCGCCGCCAGCGAGGGACTGGTCGCTGCTGCCCCTTGACGTTCTCTCCTCGATCTTCATCAGGCTTGGCGCCGTCGACGTCCTCACGGGCGCCGGCCTCGTGTGCCGCTCGTGGCTCCAGGCGGCCAAGTTGCCAGACGTGTGGCGAGTAGTAGAGATCGACGACCACGGGATCCTGCACCCCAGGAACCTAGTTGCCCAGCACACAATGGCGAAGGCTGCCGTCGAACGCTCCGACGGACAGCTCCGGGTGTTCGCCGGGAAGCACTTCGTCACCGATGACCTCATCAAGTATATTGTGGAGAG GTCGCCCTCACTAACAACCCTTCGGCTTGTATCCTACAGCCACGTCTTCAGCCAACAAGTCGCCAGTGCTATAAAAGAGTCGCCTCTTCTGGAGCTGCGTTCCCTTGAACTCGGCGACATTGACATCACTGTGGGAGAGCTGACAGCCGTCCTTGAGTACTGTCCTGCTCTGGAGGTTCTTCGGCTGCACAATTGTTTGGACATCGACGACACGCATACCCTGCAAGCGAAGTTCCCCAGGATCAAGAACCTGACGCTCGAGTGGGATAATGCGTACTGGTCCCGTTTTTATACCGATACTAGCTCTTACAGCGACTCTGCTCCTGATTCTGAAGATGAGAGGACAGATGGTTCAATGTGA